The Aquila chrysaetos chrysaetos chromosome 16, bAquChr1.4, whole genome shotgun sequence genome has a segment encoding these proteins:
- the AGBL2 gene encoding cytosolic carboxypeptidase 2 isoform X1, protein MQPSGCSAARVTEGGLGGFGRGPVPDPYDSFMRGHLRYYGYFRGQKAGGQKSPMSLGVLSEQHPTEAPGTGSTDPGYLRGPRQELSPPGVLEPAPSARRRGTPLPSARHRGSPGEPPALFALPSARGPLPAPRWPIECEVIEETIEHIEWVPPEPEPFCQPMAPDCAPAALGEEHGTIVYHLSPAPRGSCFTRARIGGAPGPLSSPAAPLEGPQDTTLLFESRFESGNLQKAVKVGPYEYVLTLRPDLYTAKHTQWFYFRVQNTRQGPLYRFTITNLAKPKSLYGEGMRPLFYSQRDAQSRGIGWRRVGADVRYYRGGGGEEPAAFRLSWTARFPHNGDTCFFAHSYPYTYSDLQRYLRALAGDPVRSRYCVVRALCRSLAGNTVYLLTITSPAGAAAKRAVVLSARVHPGESGGSWAMRGFLDFLLSADADAQLLRRLFVFKVVPMLNPDGVVVGNSRCSLAGRDPNRAYGTALCGSFPGVWHLRAMVERVLAEREVVLYCDFHGHSRKNNVFMYGCDGGGAGAGLRLCQRVFPLMLSKNAPDKFSFPSCKFKVQKSKAGTGRVIMWRMGVSNSYTMEAAFGGSTLGEGPPPAGADGVGCVGGQAGWSRGLGSCRLFPFPLSPPGGRSSHFTVEDLKSLGYHLCDTLLDFCDPDPAKFQQCLSEVDALLRQRLGREPGSGGSWSDVSPSELESSTSGSDSSVSDGSPAHLRGPARPLEQGRRKRLRSRRARNALRQTNAVYRSHASVPARLGPSRTRRQPALPGTPRGGSAAGEEPRAASGMTFPSAARAGAGRHATMGGSQLDGGTGAVSRRRPPLSIPRPGVTGDCSQDTAPGAETKPSRRRGGQATAARRHGARPPLTARGRASPPAAPRCCACARH, encoded by the exons ATGCAGCCCTCGGGGTGCTCCGCTGCCCGGGTCACGGAGGGAGGACTGGGGGGGTTTGGCAGAGGGCCGGTCCCCGACCCCTACGACAGCTTCATGCGCGGCCACCTGCGCTACTACGGCTACTTCCGAG GCCAGAAGGCGGGTGGGCAGAAGAGCCCCATGTCCCTGGGGGTCCTGTCGGAGCAGCACCCCACCGAGGCACCTGGTACGGGCAGCACCGACCCCGGCTACCTGCGGGGTCCCCGGCAGGAGCTGAGCC CCCCTGGGGTGCTGGAGCCAGCCCCCTCTGCGCGGCGCCGGGGCACGCCGCTTCCCTCGGCACGGCACCGTGGGTCCCCGGGGGAGCCGCCGGCTCTCTTCGCCCTTCCCTCAGCGCGGGGacccctgcccgctccccgcTGGCCCATCGAGTGCGAAGTCATCGAGGAGACCATCGAGCACATTG AGTGGGTGCCCCCTGAACCGGAGCCTTTCTGCCAGCCCATGGCCCCTGACTGCGCCCCGGCTGCCCTCGGTGAGGAGCACGGCACCATCGTCTACCACCTCAGCCCAG CACCCCGAGGCTCCTGCTTCACCCGCGCTCGGATCGGGGGGGCCCCGGGTCCCCTCTCCTCGCCGGCAGCCCCCTTGGAGGGTCCCCAGGACACCACCTTGCTCTTTGAATCCCGCTTCGAGAGCGGCAACCTCCAGAAAGCTGTCAAGGT GGGCCCCTACGAGTACGTGCTGACGCTGCGGCCGGACCTGTACACCGCCAAGCACACCCAGTGGTTTTACTTCCGCGTCCAAAACACCCGGCAAGGCCCCCTCTACCGCTTCACCATCACCAACCTGGCAAAGCCCAAGAGCCTCTACGGCGAGGGCATGCGGCCGCTGTTCTACTCCCAGCGGGATGCCCAGAGCCGCGGAATCGGCTGGCGCCGGGTCGGGGCTGACGTCCGCTACtaccggggcggcggcggggaggagcCGGCCGCCTTCCGCCTCTCCTGGACGGCACGCTTCCCCCACAACGGTGACACCTGCTTCTTCGCCCACTCCTACCCCTACACCTACTCCGACCTGCAGCGCTACCTGCGGGCGCTGGCGGGCGACCCGGTGCGCTCACGGTACTGCGTGGTGCGGGCGCTGTGCCGCAGCCTGGCTGGCAACACCGTCTACCTGCTGACCATCACTAGCCCCGCCGGTGCGGCGGCCAAGCGGGCGGTGGTGCTGAGCGCCCGCGTGCACCCTGGCGAGAGCGGCGGCTCCTGGGCCATGCGGGGCTTCCTCGATTTCCTCCTCAGTGCCGACGCCGATGCCCAGCTCCTGCGCCGGCTCTTCGTCTTCAAGGTGGTGCCCATGCTCAACCCCGACGGGGTGGTGGTGGGCAACTCCCGCTGCTCCCTGGCGGGCCGCGACCCCAACAGGGCTTACGGGACAGCGCTCTGCGGCTCCTTCCCCGGCGTGTGGCACCTGCGGGCCATGGTCGAGAG GGTGCTGGCGGAGCGGGAGGTGGTGCTTTACTGCGATTTCCACGGGCACAGCCGGAAGAACAACGTCTTCATGTATGGTTGTGAcggtggcggggccggggctgggctgcGGCTGTGCCAGCGCGTCTTCCCCCTGATGCTGAGCAAAAATGCCCCTGACAAG ttctccttccccagctgcaagTTCAAGGTGCAGAAGAGCAAAGCGGGGACGGGCAGGGTCATCATGTGGCGCATGGGTGTCTCCAACAGCTACACCATGGAGGCGGCCTTTGGTGGCTCCACGCTCGGTGaggggccgccgccggccggggctGACGGTGTCGGGTGTGTTGGCGGGCAGGCGGGGTGGTCCCGGGGGTTGGGAAGCTGCcgcttgtttccttttcccctgTCCCCTCCAGGTGGGAGGAGCTCGCACTTCACTGTGGAGGACCTCAAGTCCCTGGGCTACCACCTCTGCGACACCCTGCTTGACTTCTGCGACCCCGATCCCGCCAAG TTCCAGCAGTGCCTGTCGGAGGTGGACGCGCTGCTGCGGCAGCGGCTGGGCCGGGAGCCGGGCTCTGGCGGCAGCTGGAGTGACGTCTCCCCTTCGGAACTGGAGTCCAG CACCAGCGGCTCCGACAGCTCCGTGTCCGACGGGTCCCCGGCTCACCTCCgtggcccggcccggccg CTGGAGCAAGGGAGGAGGAAGCGGCTGCGGAGCCGGAGAGCGAGGAATGCCCTGCGCCAGACAAATGCTGTCTACCGGAGCCATGCCAGCGTCCCG GCCAGGCTGGGGCCCTCCAGGACCCGCAGGCAGCCGGCTCTCCCCGGCACCCCGAGGGGAGGCAGCGCGGCGGGAGAGGAGCCCAGAGCCGCCTCCGGCATGACCTTTCCCAGCGCAGCCAGAGCAGGGGCTGGCCGCCACGCCACCATGGGGGGATCTCAGCTGGATGGTGGCACAGGCGCGGTGTCACGCCGTCGGCCGCCGCTGAGCATCCCTCGCCCCGGTGTCACCGGTGATTGCTCACAGGATACGGCCCCGGGAGCCGAAACAAAGCCgtcccggcggcggggagggcaggCGACCGCTGCCCGCAGGCACGGGGCGCGTCCCCCCCTCACCGCCCGCGGCAGGGcctcgccgcccgccgccccgcgctgcTGCGCCTGTGCTCGGCATTAA
- the AGBL2 gene encoding cytosolic carboxypeptidase 2 isoform X7, producing MEAPGVLEPAPSARRRGTPLPSARHRGSPGEPPALFALPSARGPLPAPRWPIECEVIEETIEHIEWVPPEPEPFCQPMAPDCAPAALGEEHGTIVYHLSPAPRGSCFTRARIGGAPGPLSSPAAPLEGPQDTTLLFESRFESGNLQKAVKVGPYEYVLTLRPDLYTAKHTQWFYFRVQNTRQGPLYRFTITNLAKPKSLYGEGMRPLFYSQRDAQSRGIGWRRVGADVRYYRGGGGEEPAAFRLSWTARFPHNGDTCFFAHSYPYTYSDLQRYLRALAGDPVRSRYCVVRALCRSLAGNTVYLLTITSPAGAAAKRAVVLSARVHPGESGGSWAMRGFLDFLLSADADAQLLRRLFVFKVVPMLNPDGVVVGNSRCSLAGRDPNRAYGTALCGSFPGVWHLRAMVERVLAEREVVLYCDFHGHSRKNNVFMYGCDGGGAGAGLRLCQRVFPLMLSKNAPDKFSFPSCKFKVQKSKAGTGRVIMWRMGVSNSYTMEAAFGGSTLGEGPPPAGADGVGCVGGQAGWSRGLGSCRLFPFPLSPPGGRSSHFTVEDLKSLGYHLCDTLLDFCDPDPAKFQQCLSEVDALLRQRLGREPGSGGSWSDVSPSELESSTSGSDSSVSDGSPAHLRGPARPLEQGRRKRLRSRRARNALRQTNAVYRSHASVPARLGPSRTRRQPALPGTPRGGSAAGEEPRAASGMTFPSAARAGAGRHATMGGSQLDGGTGAVSRRRPPLSIPRPGVTGDCSQDTAPGAETKPSRRRGGQATAARRHGARPPLTARGRASPPAAPRCCACARH from the exons ATGGAGG CCCCTGGGGTGCTGGAGCCAGCCCCCTCTGCGCGGCGCCGGGGCACGCCGCTTCCCTCGGCACGGCACCGTGGGTCCCCGGGGGAGCCGCCGGCTCTCTTCGCCCTTCCCTCAGCGCGGGGacccctgcccgctccccgcTGGCCCATCGAGTGCGAAGTCATCGAGGAGACCATCGAGCACATTG AGTGGGTGCCCCCTGAACCGGAGCCTTTCTGCCAGCCCATGGCCCCTGACTGCGCCCCGGCTGCCCTCGGTGAGGAGCACGGCACCATCGTCTACCACCTCAGCCCAG CACCCCGAGGCTCCTGCTTCACCCGCGCTCGGATCGGGGGGGCCCCGGGTCCCCTCTCCTCGCCGGCAGCCCCCTTGGAGGGTCCCCAGGACACCACCTTGCTCTTTGAATCCCGCTTCGAGAGCGGCAACCTCCAGAAAGCTGTCAAGGT GGGCCCCTACGAGTACGTGCTGACGCTGCGGCCGGACCTGTACACCGCCAAGCACACCCAGTGGTTTTACTTCCGCGTCCAAAACACCCGGCAAGGCCCCCTCTACCGCTTCACCATCACCAACCTGGCAAAGCCCAAGAGCCTCTACGGCGAGGGCATGCGGCCGCTGTTCTACTCCCAGCGGGATGCCCAGAGCCGCGGAATCGGCTGGCGCCGGGTCGGGGCTGACGTCCGCTACtaccggggcggcggcggggaggagcCGGCCGCCTTCCGCCTCTCCTGGACGGCACGCTTCCCCCACAACGGTGACACCTGCTTCTTCGCCCACTCCTACCCCTACACCTACTCCGACCTGCAGCGCTACCTGCGGGCGCTGGCGGGCGACCCGGTGCGCTCACGGTACTGCGTGGTGCGGGCGCTGTGCCGCAGCCTGGCTGGCAACACCGTCTACCTGCTGACCATCACTAGCCCCGCCGGTGCGGCGGCCAAGCGGGCGGTGGTGCTGAGCGCCCGCGTGCACCCTGGCGAGAGCGGCGGCTCCTGGGCCATGCGGGGCTTCCTCGATTTCCTCCTCAGTGCCGACGCCGATGCCCAGCTCCTGCGCCGGCTCTTCGTCTTCAAGGTGGTGCCCATGCTCAACCCCGACGGGGTGGTGGTGGGCAACTCCCGCTGCTCCCTGGCGGGCCGCGACCCCAACAGGGCTTACGGGACAGCGCTCTGCGGCTCCTTCCCCGGCGTGTGGCACCTGCGGGCCATGGTCGAGAG GGTGCTGGCGGAGCGGGAGGTGGTGCTTTACTGCGATTTCCACGGGCACAGCCGGAAGAACAACGTCTTCATGTATGGTTGTGAcggtggcggggccggggctgggctgcGGCTGTGCCAGCGCGTCTTCCCCCTGATGCTGAGCAAAAATGCCCCTGACAAG ttctccttccccagctgcaagTTCAAGGTGCAGAAGAGCAAAGCGGGGACGGGCAGGGTCATCATGTGGCGCATGGGTGTCTCCAACAGCTACACCATGGAGGCGGCCTTTGGTGGCTCCACGCTCGGTGaggggccgccgccggccggggctGACGGTGTCGGGTGTGTTGGCGGGCAGGCGGGGTGGTCCCGGGGGTTGGGAAGCTGCcgcttgtttccttttcccctgTCCCCTCCAGGTGGGAGGAGCTCGCACTTCACTGTGGAGGACCTCAAGTCCCTGGGCTACCACCTCTGCGACACCCTGCTTGACTTCTGCGACCCCGATCCCGCCAAG TTCCAGCAGTGCCTGTCGGAGGTGGACGCGCTGCTGCGGCAGCGGCTGGGCCGGGAGCCGGGCTCTGGCGGCAGCTGGAGTGACGTCTCCCCTTCGGAACTGGAGTCCAG CACCAGCGGCTCCGACAGCTCCGTGTCCGACGGGTCCCCGGCTCACCTCCgtggcccggcccggccg CTGGAGCAAGGGAGGAGGAAGCGGCTGCGGAGCCGGAGAGCGAGGAATGCCCTGCGCCAGACAAATGCTGTCTACCGGAGCCATGCCAGCGTCCCG GCCAGGCTGGGGCCCTCCAGGACCCGCAGGCAGCCGGCTCTCCCCGGCACCCCGAGGGGAGGCAGCGCGGCGGGAGAGGAGCCCAGAGCCGCCTCCGGCATGACCTTTCCCAGCGCAGCCAGAGCAGGGGCTGGCCGCCACGCCACCATGGGGGGATCTCAGCTGGATGGTGGCACAGGCGCGGTGTCACGCCGTCGGCCGCCGCTGAGCATCCCTCGCCCCGGTGTCACCGGTGATTGCTCACAGGATACGGCCCCGGGAGCCGAAACAAAGCCgtcccggcggcggggagggcaggCGACCGCTGCCCGCAGGCACGGGGCGCGTCCCCCCCTCACCGCCCGCGGCAGGGcctcgccgcccgccgccccgcgctgcTGCGCCTGTGCTCGGCATTAA